The Periplaneta americana isolate PAMFEO1 chromosome 16, P.americana_PAMFEO1_priV1, whole genome shotgun sequence genome segment aactggtgaactactaaactagtatttttgagaaacatgcccctggttgaggttttttccgggtttttccctcaacgcaatacgagcaaatgttgagtaaatttcggtgctggatcccggactcatttcactggcattatcactttcatttcattcagacactgagatgttgatacagcgtcgtaaaataacccaataaaataaattctgcatTTCCATAGGTGAAGAATCGGTACTGTGACACGGTAACACGAGGATAGGTCAACAAATGGGAACACAGTAAGTAGAtcttaaaatgagagggattcaatccagaatccggtgtggcttagtgcatTAAGTGCCAGcacataaagctggaaacccgggatGGAATCGCGGTGTCGGAgtaaaatttttctctgttctaccgatCCTTCACATCATAGTGATGTTAAACAGTACTTTAAACCAATCTGACTTCAAAATACTGTTGAAAACATGGACCATGATTCAAGCCACTGATTAAATTGCAAGCGGTTTAAATTAAACGCAGTTTAAACTACTATTGAGATTATTTCCCTTAAACAAGGGTTTTGTTTGTATAATACATCAAAACATTTCCCATATATAGCTAGACACTGGTTATTCATTCATCGCTcatgcatggtttattagaaTAACCGTAAATGGCATGTATATGGTGGAAGTAGAAAGGGCATTAGCCATGAATTGCAAGTTTTCAGTAGAACAAAAGCAAAGTTTGAAATGAGAACCAATAGCATTACGATGGGATGGAAATCTCATGCTCTACATTATTATGAAAGAAGATAGACCTATGGAATTTTATAGGCTACCATTTGGAGAAGTACATTTTTGTATTGAAATTGAGGTTATAAGTAGGAACCAGATTTTTATGTAACAACAAGATGTGAAATAGTTATGTAAGAAAAATTAGCTGAATATATAccgaaatatgtaaaatcatgcaaatatgtaatatcaatatctgcaGGTATAGGTTAGGTAAGACTCtctagttgtgatttcatagaacacccgacttttttaccgcacacttgtcACGTTACTATTCTTCTAtgtgtagtgaaagcttcgtccatcacagtccatgattttatttttgtcgttagggttcaagatacagaggccattttgttagttaaaagcagtagataaactcacttgccctttatactgtaagtaccaAAACTAGGGAACCGAGTCAAATCAATGACACATCAGAACTGTTTCACTTTACTAGATtaagagaaaataagaggagatgtgggacacatgcattttagctgctccctgtaagaaacgaagtacctactaaaacctcaaactataggcatttacaaacttttgtttgaaaagtgacattcctgtcccATTCAGAAGGGCAGGaatattccagccgagaaccatactttctaattgctcggaaaatcccatttccgtacagatctactaaatttaaagtaaagaggtcaagcaataacctgaaaagctatttatttaaatctttcaacatctttctggTTTTTTCCTTTACTCTAACCTCTTTTCAaaattcggctactttattgcggctcatgtcagacttggcacaggttttccctggaaggatcaggaagagggtgggtaatgttgcaaattgcatgggaacggcttggtAAGACGTGTGTAGAACAATTACAGttggagacaaatcatgtcgtcgtCATTCCACTCCactgcatgaaggcaacgctactttctgatcgatatatcctttcttggataGGTAacaaggctttttaaatctgtgtatttgaaattgtaaacttccccagcagaacttttttttttttcttttagagaagtaaaaattaataaaacctcaaaatatgtagatttatgtaatagcaaaccataatatgtaatgtggggtaaatatgtaaaaatatgtagtatcaaattgtaatatattaatggtaattacaagatttgcaaagatttgttatttacatacggttagattgaaaggaatataatacgtaattacataaaaatccggtccctagttatatgTCAAAGCCCTTTTCGCAGATTATCTTGAATATAGGTTTGTTTTTATGTCTATGACTTTGTGTATTATTAGATACTGTATATTGTTAATGTTGATTGTGTTTTATTCTTTCTTGTTCGTACTATAAATACATTTTGTTCACAGTATTGCAGTTATCCATAACAATGGAATGCCAAGttactttttcaatattgcaCAAGATGACGACGCACATGGTGGCAGAAAGATATTCAAATGTGACGTTTGTGGAAAGCAAGTGACAAATCTGACACTTCACGCACGCGTACATACTGGCGAGAAGCCATACCGTTGTGATACGTGTGGGAAATATTTCTCGCTGCTGGGAAATCTCAGAAAACATTTATTGGTACATACTGGCGAGAAACCATTCAGTTGTGACTTGTGTGGGAAGAGTTTTTCACAATCGGTGCAAGTGAAACAGCATGCTACcgtacacacaggcgagaaagCGTTCACTTGTGTTGTGTGCGGGAAGAATTTTGCGCAATCGGGATATCTGAGAAAGCATATACGCTTACATACTGGTCAGAAGCCGTTCAAATGCGACATTTGTGGGAAGGTTTTCTCGTTTTCCGAACATTTGACAAGACATAAACGCTCACACACGGGTGAgaagcaatttcagtgcgacatTTGTGGGAATGTCTACGCCCATTTGATTGATCTGAAAAGGCATGTAGTGCGTCACGACGGAGAAATGCAATGAGAATTAAGATCTAagctctttttaatttttatggaaaagcaTGCACTTCTATACAGCAGACAGCAAGCATTCAGTTGTGATGGGTATGGAAAatctgtttatgctcgaccatgccgaaatgtagtaattatacacctggtagtcgacctggttggcgagtttgtatagcgctggccttctttgcccaaggttccgggttcgatcccggaccaggtcgatggcatttaagtgttcttaaatgcgacaggctcatgtcagtacatttactggcatgtaaaagaactcctgcgggacaaaattccggcacaccagcgacgctgatataacctctgcagttgcgagcgtcgttaaataaaacataacatttttttttaacatttacacctggtagcagtactttaatgcatgtcattaaagtacacctattcattaaagttaggttttcgattattctcggatatacaatcgaaagataacgagggaaacgtcacggaggctggaaatccaatgcagttgcagaagattatgttctgttactacaataattggcgttaattgtaaataataatacaaataaattcaatttttcatctcggtttttcaattctaaatcaatttccaggttataccaaaattagttcatgttattctctacatcaaggtcaatgacattattgttcctcggaaaaaatcaatactttcgcgtctgcgcacatctcacacgagctatgcacaaggtcacttccgatcttgagtcagatacaaataaaatgacacttctgaataatttcaagttagaaatatggacgagcataaaaagtcgtatgaaacttgcctataatggtaattaagacgctcgtatgaaaattatgaaactcgcttgcgctcgtttcataaacaaacatacttgcgtcttaattaatatcattataggatcgttgcataatgtacgatTAAGAAATATATCGGCTGTCCACATGAAGTCTTTACAATTTctgatgtaaataaattattgatacACGATATCTGGACGAGGGCTTGTGAATATTAACCAGACAGTGGAAGAGATTGTGGACAGTTAAGGAGATGGCACTGTGTATCCTGGTGATCGAGACACGACAGAAACATAGATTCAACATCACGTCTGGACCCAATATGGAATAGAACCGCAATCACGCCAACAATCCAGGAGTGGCACCGAAAATTTATAGAGACTGGGATTATGCTGCGTCAAAAGGGCACTGGGTGCATTTGTCATTGAAGAAATCCTTCCTTGGCGTCAGTTTTAGCCAGCATGTCGACAGCAAATGCTGTGCGGCGTGGACGATTATCTAGCTGAATTTATACGCATACAGCCCAAGATTCTTGTAATGGACTTTGTGAATAGTCGACTGTGGGAATTTCAATTTCCTGGTAGCACTGAAAGTGCACTTACTACAGCTTACTGATCGTGTctcgataaaccaggatacacattgtgccatctcCTGAGGTATCAACATCTCCTTCACTgtcagatttcaccaaaattcacatcTGCAGctaaaaaacgcatttcaacaatccaacaaaattcccataaaaacTTAGTTTCTGATTAACGTGCAAAAAACGGCATTCAGatatcaataatttgttattta includes the following:
- the LOC138692040 gene encoding zinc finger protein 239-like isoform X3 is translated as MMSTSIGAPSVSPLSLSPGTAGTNVATVAPNTLATANATTTTMVVMDMVKTEREVDPLTIQKDDTEEDKSLLEFGNSVDLQLTKANRETMEQSCDLKSEMIFEEKSEPIECAIVKNEPEIESCEWGHVDEEVKHQVTADDDDVSTESIAVIHNNGMPSYFFNIAQDDDAHGGRKIFKCDVCGKQVTNLTLHARVHTGEKPYRCDTCGKYFSLLGNLRKHLLVHTGEKPFSCDLCGKSFSQSVQVKQHATVHTGEKAFTCVVCGKNFAQSGYLRKHIRLHTGQKPFKCDICGKVFSFSEHLTRHKRSHTGEKQFQCDICGNVYAHLIDLKRHVVRHDGEMQ